From a single Calditrichota bacterium genomic region:
- the dcd gene encoding dCTP deaminase, translating to MILSDKTLREWISTGKLVVEPLDDIQIQPASIDLRLGTHYLKVAEHRSTTLDLVNKPEYEEIVAEEVVIPPHAFLLATTREYVKLPDDLTAFVEGRSSIGRLGLFIQNAGWVDPGFEGEITIELYNANSLPIKLKSGVRICQLVLAKLDQSAANPYHGKYQGQRNATGSRVREDQDIRNS from the coding sequence ATGATATTATCTGACAAAACGCTTCGCGAATGGATTTCAACCGGAAAATTGGTCGTTGAGCCATTGGATGATATTCAAATTCAGCCGGCTTCGATCGACTTGCGGCTGGGAACCCACTATTTGAAAGTTGCCGAACATCGCAGCACCACGCTGGATTTGGTGAATAAGCCGGAATACGAAGAAATTGTCGCTGAGGAAGTAGTGATTCCGCCGCACGCATTTTTGCTGGCGACGACGCGGGAATATGTCAAATTACCGGATGATTTGACGGCTTTCGTCGAGGGAAGAAGTTCCATCGGCAGACTCGGTTTATTCATTCAAAACGCCGGCTGGGTGGATCCCGGTTTTGAAGGAGAAATTACCATCGAACTGTACAATGCGAACAGCTTGCCGATTAAATTGAAATCCGGCGTGAGAATTTGCCAGTTGGTTTTAGCAAAATTAGATCAGAGCGCGGCAAACCCATATCACGGCAAATATCAGGGACAACGCAATGCAACCGGCAGCCGCGTTCGCGAAGATCAGGATATTCGTAATTCGTAA